GACGATGAATTTTATGAGGCTTCAAATGGAAAAGAATTTGACCTCCCAAAAACATTGCTGCCACCAGACGTTGCCCCCACTGCTTTAAACCACTTGCCAAGGTAATACCTCTTTCCTTACTGATCCGTTTGATTGTCTTCAGGATTAACTCGAAAACGCTCTACCGACGCTAAGAGATCCCCAGCTAAACTCACTAAATTTTGGAGAGCGCTAGAAACCTGTTGTGACTCTTGAGAGGTTCCTTGGGCAGTCATTTCAACAGATTGCATCACCTGCGCCACTGATTGAGCTGTTTCTGATTGCTCAACTGTATCAGCAGTAATAGATTGAACGAGGGAGTCAATGCGGTTTGACACTTGAATAATCTCCTCGAGAGCATTTTTGGCTTGTTCTGCCCGTTGAGTCCCCTCAATTACCTGTTGGGTTCCCTCTTCCATAGCAATCATCACTGAGCTAGTTTCACTCTGAATTTGCAAAACAATTTTTTCAATTTCCCGTAAGGACTTAGTCGAACGGTCTGCTAGTTGTCGTACTTCATCAGCAATCACCGCAAATCCTCGTCCAGCTTCTCCAGCACGAGCCGCCTCAATCGAGGCATTCAATGCTAAGTTATTGGTACGAGTGGCAATTTGCGAAATTACCGACACAATTTTAGAAATTTCTTGGGAAGATTCTGCCAGGCGTTTTACCTTGCGGGTACTTTGGGCTACAGTTTCTCGAATTTGTAAAATCCCAGCCACCGTACTATCCACAGCTTCGCCACCCTTGAGAGCAGTTTCAGAAGCCGATCGCGCCACTGCTTCTGCCTCTTTAGCGTTATCAGCAACCCGTTGAATGGAATCAGTCATCATTTGCGCGGAATTTAAGCTCACCGCTAATTCTTCAGCTTGTCGTAGCGCATCTTCCGATAAACCTTGAGCAAAAGATTCACTTTCGGCAGCTCCTTGGTTCACCTGTTGAGCAGCTTCTTTTACCTGTTGCACAATGGTACGCAGATTGCGAATTGTTAAGTTAAAGGCATCAGCAACAGCTCCGAGAACATCAGCACTAACCTCTGCTTGCACCGTTAAATCTCCTCTCGCCGCACCTTCTACATCATCTAAGAGACGAATAACCTGCCGTTGTAAATCTTCCTTCGCCTGCTCTTGCTCTTGTGCTTTTTGTTGTGCTTCTTTAGTAGTGGTGGAAACAACTCGCGTCATCTGATTAAACCCTGTTGCTAGTTTCCCGAGTTCATCTTGAGAATAAACCGTTGCTTTCGCCTCTAAATTACCTTGCTGCACCGCATAGATTTGCGCTTGTAAATCACCAGTGGAACGTTTCATTTGTTTAAAGACAACGCCACCAATAAAATAAGTAACAGCTCCACTAGTAACTCCCCCAACTAATCCCACGACAGTAGAGCGTCCTAAGTTTCCGAGCCATCCTTCTCGATTTTCGCCAACATTAGAAACAGTAAAACTTCCCAATCCTACTACAATTGCTGAAGCAATTCCCGCTGCTACAGCCAAGAATTTTTGCTTTTTCGCAAAAGGCGCATTTTCTAACAAGCTGAGAACTCCCTGATCCTGTTCAACAACCGGTTCTTCAACTTGCTCGTCATCGCTGAAAAAAATATTAGTTCCAGTATCGCGAGAAGTCGTAGAAGCAAATAACCCTGACTGGTCACCAGAACTAGCAAACAAGGGCTGTTCATTCTCAGTATTTTGCTGCTCAGTTTCAGGAGAGAAGGAAGAACCTTGGGAATCAACATGATCAACCTCTGACTGAGATGACGATATTGACCCTGACTCTGGTTTTTCCTCTACTTCACCAGATTCTTGCTCTTTTGACCAATAATCATTATTGGCTAGAGTTTTTGTTTTCGCTGCAGTTTCTTGATTTTGGTGATTCCCAAAAGTATCCTCACTTAATTCATCCTGTTCTTCATTTTCTTCCTCTAAAAACTCTTCACTAGTAAACTGGCTAAAATCAAAATCTTCCTCCTCAAAACTGATTTCACTCTCTTGAGCTTCCTCCTCACCTTGATCAGACTGGTATAATAGAGGCTCGTTTTTATCTAACTGTTCTAATTCTCCTCCAGTTATTTCTCCTTCTTCTAGGTCGTCAAATTGATTAGAAAAGGAAGCATCACTGGGTTCTAGGTTAGTAATTTCTCCCTCATCACTCTCTTCCTCATCTTCTAAAGCAGAAATTGCAGTAATTTCATCTTCTGAAAGCTCTTCAAAGGGATTAATTTCCGTTTCTCCTGCTTCCGTAGCATTTTCCGATTCGGCAAAAGGATTTTCTGGCTCACTACTTACCGCATGAGTCACGGGGGCTTCGTCATTTTCATCTTCTGACCAAATTGCAGTTGCTTCATCATCATCAGAATTAAGAATCCCTGTTGGATCTATATCTCCTGTGATATCGTTTTCATTTTCCTGTCCTCTCTCTCGCCATTGTTGAACTGTCTCTAATCCAGAATAAGCACACTGGATATACTCTTCACTCTCAGCATTTTCCAAAACAAGATTATATTGTTCTTGAGCGCGATCAAAATTTCCAAAATAACAAGAAATATGACCTTTTAATAATAAAACGTCTGGGTTGGTTTGAGAGCTTTCTTCCAAACTTTCTAGAATCTCCGCCGCCTGTTCGTAGTTGCCACGAAAATAAGCTGCTTCTGCTTGTTTATAAGCGTTTTGATTTTGAATTCCCGATGCCATGACAATTTTTGCCTCGCCACTACTAACTTCATTAAATCTTTATTGAAGTAATCTTAATGTTTCTAGCTTAACTTTTTTCTGATATTTTTCTTTGACAGTGAAAATACTGAATTCCTAAGCAATCCATCTTGCCGAGCGTAGAATTGCTGAAGGATCTAACAAAAGTAAAGATGAGTTTTCTAACTCCCATTCTCCGCGAATAAAGGGAGCCATTTCATCTGATAAATTACTAGGCATTTCTAAATTTTCAGTATCTAACCATTCCATCCCAGTAATTTTTTCTACTGCTAAACCAATGATTCTTTCTTGATCTTCAATGGCAATCAGAGGGATTTCAGAGCGTTCTGTCGTTAAAACGTTGCGCTCTCCCAAAAATTGACCTAAGTCCGCTACCCAAATGACTTGACCCCGAAGATTCATGGTGCCCAACAACAGTACTGAGGCATTGGGAATAGGAGTAATTAAGTTAGGAGACTGAGAGATCACTTCTCGAATCCCTGTTGCAGGAATGGCTAGTTCGCGTTTGGAAGGCAAAAATAGTCGTAAGTGTAGTTCTCCTTCTGGTGGCTCATAAGACTGAATTTGTGAACTAAGATCATCTTCGCCATTTAGCGTAAGTCCTTCCTTGGGCTCTTCGTTATTAACGTCTATTGGATCAACCATTTTGCTTTTAACTTATCCCCTCAGTAATTGTTTAATGGTACCAATGAGTTCACTGGGTTCAAACGGCTTAGCAATATAAGCATCTGCTCCTTGCTTCATTCCCCAGTATTTATCAAATTCCTCTCCTTTAGAGGAACACATAATAACTGGTAAATTTTCTGTTTTAGGATCAGTCTTGATTTCTCGACAGACTTCGTAGCCGTTCATCCGAGGCATGACAATATCTAATACCACAATATCTGGGCATTTATTTTTGATTTGCTCTAATGCTTCTACACCGTCAGCGACACTCACCACAGAAGCATTTAAGCCACTCTCCTTAAGAAGATCAGAAATCATTTGTCTTTGCGTGGCGCTATCCTCAACAACTAAAACTGTAGTCATTTTATTACCTTTCTTTTTTGTCTATCTAAAATTATGACCATACCTAATGGGAAAGATCAATTTGATTGTAAGAGAATTTTCTCATCCTTTGAATGAGATCAAGCTAATAAGGCTCTCCCGTTTCTAGTTGAAACAGACTGATGAGCTTTTAAAATTTGAGATAAATCTGATGGCTCAAATGGAGAAACCAAAAATTCAATTTGTCCTAGTAGCTCTAATTTTGCTAACTGTAACGGATCAGAGTTAAAAGATGCCAAAACAATAATTAGGGGTTGAGATAATTGAGGGATTCTACGGATAATTGAGGCAAGTTGATCGGCTAGTCGGTTTGACATATCTAGACTTAATAAAATGAGAGACGGTTGCTCTTCTATAATTCGACTGACAGCCTCTGCAGGATTGTTCAAGAGGATAGGGGTGTAACCTTCTTGTTTCAAGGTTAATGTAATTTGCTCATTGATGGACTCGGGTTTACCAATACAGATAACGGTTGAGGAATAAGCGTTAGTAGTAGTTTCTTCTTTCGCAACAGTTGGACTTGATGTTAAGTGTAGCCAACCCCGTTGGATATAAGGGTATAGGGCTTGACTAATGGTGACTAGATCTTTGTTAAGATAACGAGCAATTCGTCTTAGAGATAAGTCACCTTGACAAGCAACGGTTAAGGTTTTATAGGCGGAGGGATTAATCGTGTTTTTGAGTTCGCCTGGATTAGTAAGAATTGGACATTGCTCAGGGGAGATAATATAAGGAAAGAGTTGTTTCCACTGTTGTTGCTGTTGAGTTATTTTTAATATTAATGGCGTAATTTTTATTTTAGTAATTCGGGGTTGAAAGTGACAATTCTTTTTTAAGAGAAAATTTCCGTCCCTCAAGCTTAAAATATCAAATACGGTTTCTTGGATGATATTCCTTAAAAGCCGCTTAATTTCGGAAGGGCTTACAACATTGTTTTCTAAAAGTTGCCACAAAGCATTATACTCAGGAATTTGTCTGGGAGTGAATAGGTTATCTTGCTTGGGATAAATCTCAAACCACTGGTTACTGGTGATTAATTCATCGAGGGAAGAATCTAGGTGATAGCGACGTAAATAGTCTTGAAGGCGTTGCAAAGGGAGAGAGTTATAACTAACTGCATAAGTAATTTGTCCGTAGTGAAAGTACAATAACCAAAAATGGGGGTTAGAAACTTCTTGGGCGGGAAATTCAATGAGAAGCTCTCCGCTGTGTTGAGTTTGTTCAATAAACTCTAATAAGGTTTGAATGTCAATATCCCTGAAACTGCCGTACATAATATGATTTAAGTCATGACTCTTTACAATTTACAATGTATAATGAGTTGATGAATATTTCTGTTGATGATGCTCCTTAGTGGCAACTACTAACTCCTAAAAAGCTGTTGCTAGCAGTCCTCACTTGAGTAGTTAGGGCGAAACAGTCTCTCCCTAGGCTCTTTCCTTTGATGAGGCAATGAGGGCAAATGCAACCAATTTTTAATAATTATAACTGATTGCAGTGTACAAATGAGAATTAGAAGACGACCTCAAAATCCAGAAGTTAATGTCAATACAGTTAGCTATCAAGTAGCACTCCCGAATGATAAACCAGACAATATATTAGAAGAAATTGTTTGGCAAAAAGAAAAAGAGGTAGATCGATCGCGAGAAAAGATTCCTTTTTTACAGTTAAGAAAACAAGTTCAAGATAATGCCCCACCTGTTAAAAACTTCCTAAAAGCATTACAAAAAGGAGAACGAAATCCTGCTTTAATTGCGGAGATTAAAAAAGCCTCTCCGAGTAAAGGGGTGATTCGAGAAGATTTTGACCCGATAACGTTAGCTAAAACCTACGAAGAAGCAGGAGCAAGCTGTTTATCCGTTTTAACAGATGCTACCTTTTTTCAGGGAAGTTTTGAAAATTTAGGATTAGTAAGAGAAGCCACGAATTTACCTCTTTTATGCAAAGAGTTTATTATTTATGCTTATCAAATTTATCAGGCACGATTAATGGGTGCAGATGCAATTTTATTGATTGCTGCAATCTTAAATGATCAAGACTTAAACTATTTTGTCAAAATTGTTAATAGTGTGGGAATGACTCCTTTAGTAGAGGTGCACACTTTAGAAGAACTCGATCGCGCCCTCTCTCTGGACGGAGTTAAGCTAATTGGGATTAACAACCGTAATTTAGAAAACTTTACTGTTGATATTCAAACCACTGTAGAGTTAATTCAACAACGGCAGGAACAATTAAAAGCAAAAAATATTACCTTGGTTAGTGAGTCGGGATTGCATACCCTTGAGGATTTAGAGATAGTAAAAAATGCTGGAGCTAATGCCGTCTTAATCGGAGAGTCATTATTAGTCAAGCCTGATCCCAAAAGCGCGATCGCTGCCTTATATAATAGTTAGAGACCAATAATCATTATTGGCTGACTCATTTATACTTTTCGTTACCAATTTCCTCGCCTTAAACCCTTTTTTATGGAACCTTTACCTCTTCCTTCTCACATTCATTACGAATTATTGTTACAACTCTTAGAAAAACAAACTCTCTCCAATACTTACCACAACTCAACACTGCAACAACAAACCCGAGAACTGATTGTTACTTTACGCAAAGCCCTCGCCCAACAAAAGCAAATTGAATCCATGTGCGACCAGAGTAATTGTCCCATTGACTACCGATGGTCATTAAATCCCAACCCCAAAACCGTGAGTTCTGATCAGATGTCAGTTTTTGATAATTAACCTTGGTGGGGCACTAATTCACGAATATTCCCAAAAAGTGAGATAATGTAAGCCGCTAATTCTGAGCCATTTTAAAGGAGTTGCTGTTCAAGAAAACAGCCTCAACTAAAGTGGCTCTAAAAAATCAGGAAAAAACGAAAGAGAGAATTGGCAGTTACTACAAGACACAAATGGAGATGCTATGGAAAACAACAACTTACTCATGATTCCTGGGCCAACACCGGTACCAGAAAAAGTCTTACTTGCCCAAACCAAGCACCCTATTGGTCATCGTAGCCCAGAATTTAGTGAAATTATTGGTGAAATTAATGAGAACTTGAAATGGCTACATCAAACGCAACAGGAAGTTCTCACAGTAACTG
This window of the Euhalothece natronophila Z-M001 genome carries:
- the trpC gene encoding indole-3-glycerol phosphate synthase TrpC, with amino-acid sequence MRIRRRPQNPEVNVNTVSYQVALPNDKPDNILEEIVWQKEKEVDRSREKIPFLQLRKQVQDNAPPVKNFLKALQKGERNPALIAEIKKASPSKGVIREDFDPITLAKTYEEAGASCLSVLTDATFFQGSFENLGLVREATNLPLLCKEFIIYAYQIYQARLMGADAILLIAAILNDQDLNYFVKIVNSVGMTPLVEVHTLEELDRALSLDGVKLIGINNRNLENFTVDIQTTVELIQQRQEQLKAKNITLVSESGLHTLEDLEIVKNAGANAVLIGESLLVKPDPKSAIAALYNS
- a CDS encoding response regulator transcription factor; protein product: MTTVLVVEDSATQRQMISDLLKESGLNASVVSVADGVEALEQIKNKCPDIVVLDIVMPRMNGYEVCREIKTDPKTENLPVIMCSSKGEEFDKYWGMKQGADAYIAKPFEPSELIGTIKQLLRG
- a CDS encoding methyl-accepting chemotaxis protein produces the protein MASGIQNQNAYKQAEAAYFRGNYEQAAEILESLEESSQTNPDVLLLKGHISCYFGNFDRAQEQYNLVLENAESEEYIQCAYSGLETVQQWRERGQENENDITGDIDPTGILNSDDDEATAIWSEDENDEAPVTHAVSSEPENPFAESENATEAGETEINPFEELSEDEITAISALEDEEESDEGEITNLEPSDASFSNQFDDLEEGEITGGELEQLDKNEPLLYQSDQGEEEAQESEISFEEEDFDFSQFTSEEFLEEENEEQDELSEDTFGNHQNQETAAKTKTLANNDYWSKEQESGEVEEKPESGSISSSQSEVDHVDSQGSSFSPETEQQNTENEQPLFASSGDQSGLFASTTSRDTGTNIFFSDDEQVEEPVVEQDQGVLSLLENAPFAKKQKFLAVAAGIASAIVVGLGSFTVSNVGENREGWLGNLGRSTVVGLVGGVTSGAVTYFIGGVVFKQMKRSTGDLQAQIYAVQQGNLEAKATVYSQDELGKLATGFNQMTRVVSTTTKEAQQKAQEQEQAKEDLQRQVIRLLDDVEGAARGDLTVQAEVSADVLGAVADAFNLTIRNLRTIVQQVKEAAQQVNQGAAESESFAQGLSEDALRQAEELAVSLNSAQMMTDSIQRVADNAKEAEAVARSASETALKGGEAVDSTVAGILQIRETVAQSTRKVKRLAESSQEISKIVSVISQIATRTNNLALNASIEAARAGEAGRGFAVIADEVRQLADRSTKSLREIEKIVLQIQSETSSVMIAMEEGTQQVIEGTQRAEQAKNALEEIIQVSNRIDSLVQSITADTVEQSETAQSVAQVMQSVEMTAQGTSQESQQVSSALQNLVSLAGDLLASVERFRVNPEDNQTDQ
- a CDS encoding DUF5340 domain-containing protein, whose amino-acid sequence is MEPLPLPSHIHYELLLQLLEKQTLSNTYHNSTLQQQTRELIVTLRKALAQQKQIESMCDQSNCPIDYRWSLNPNPKTVSSDQMSVFDN
- a CDS encoding response regulator; this encodes MYGSFRDIDIQTLLEFIEQTQHSGELLIEFPAQEVSNPHFWLLYFHYGQITYAVSYNSLPLQRLQDYLRRYHLDSSLDELITSNQWFEIYPKQDNLFTPRQIPEYNALWQLLENNVVSPSEIKRLLRNIIQETVFDILSLRDGNFLLKKNCHFQPRITKIKITPLILKITQQQQQWKQLFPYIISPEQCPILTNPGELKNTINPSAYKTLTVACQGDLSLRRIARYLNKDLVTISQALYPYIQRGWLHLTSSPTVAKEETTTNAYSSTVICIGKPESINEQITLTLKQEGYTPILLNNPAEAVSRIIEEQPSLILLSLDMSNRLADQLASIIRRIPQLSQPLIIVLASFNSDPLQLAKLELLGQIEFLVSPFEPSDLSQILKAHQSVSTRNGRALLA
- a CDS encoding chemotaxis protein CheW, with protein sequence MVDPIDVNNEEPKEGLTLNGEDDLSSQIQSYEPPEGELHLRLFLPSKRELAIPATGIREVISQSPNLITPIPNASVLLLGTMNLRGQVIWVADLGQFLGERNVLTTERSEIPLIAIEDQERIIGLAVEKITGMEWLDTENLEMPSNLSDEMAPFIRGEWELENSSLLLLDPSAILRSARWIA